tttgaaaaagtgcacttttgatgATCTGTTGTGATCTTAGTGCTAAGAGCTttgagacaacaacaacaacaaaactgtaaCAGAGTTATGTTTGATGAAACATGATGAGACAATGTGCTGTATAAACAAACCTGGAGATATTAAACTGATTCCAGATTAATATCACAGTATGACATGTCCACTAGGAAATGAATATCTACTGCTTCTGCTGTCCGATTATGTTCAACCAATGCTTTGCTTCTAGCCTGCTGTTATATGAACCACACTGAGCTCTTTCTAGGCTGAAGTTTACATGCATTCATCATTGCTGCAAATCTGACAGTAATTCCATCAATGCGCAGTTTCAGGGAGAATGGCAGCTCTCTTCATTGTCCCGCTGCCCTTTCCTGCAATATTTCAATGTTGTTTAGAGGTGACTCCTCGCGGCCGTCCTAATGAGATCAGGGGAGATTGATGACATCAGAGCACAATCCCCCCAGGATCTACCCCTACACCTGTGAAAGAGCAAGGAGAAGGAGGGGTCCAGATAACAGAAATAGAGGAGAGCTCAGTCTGTTCACAGAACCTCCACGCTGATGATCTCCTAGAAGTCATCAGGACATTTCTCTGGCTGCTGCGAGTCCCATTCAACAGGTAAATGaggatttgttgttgtttatgtttgtgttaaatttaattgatggtcaaaaaaaaaagtgtttttttttttgttttttgtttttgctgaaaccaccaggaattttttttttcatgcaaccgTGAAAAGCATTTAGTGAAGTAGCAATTTTCACTCAAACATTGCTGGTTAATTTCACaagtaattacaaagaaatggcatgtaacactgaattaaatgtgaaattatgaagtagaaaaactgaaatagtattttcttgtaaaacatgctcaaataatcacatttaacatttctataaATGCACAGCTTTTTGATAGTGACTTTCTAAACGTTGAttttaaacattagtttttttataaGCATTTTCTTATGTTATAATCACACTAAGTCCATTTttaatatagtgcttttaacagtaCGCTCAAAATATCATCTAAATAAACTGATTTTAGTCATCAAAAATATGTAACAACATAACTGAATCAACGTAAATACATTAAttcatcatttaatttttatcGATTAAATCCTTTAAAATGTTATGGTTGCAAAGTCTTGTTAAAGAAACAATGGATCACTTTGTGCAGTGTACACGCATAGACTTTATGTTGAATATTGAGCTTAATTTCACTGATATCTTTCATGTATTTCCTCTGTATAGGCAGGATGGCTCGGGACATGTCAGATAAAGAAATCCTGAAGATGGAGCTGGAGCAGCTGAAGCTGGAAGTGAACACTCCCCGAATCGCGGTAGGAACTCCAACCATTAAAGGCACAGTGCACCtaataatgaaaattcagtcatcatttactcaccctcgtgtcgttccaaacctgtatgacttataaaaagatacttttttttaaaggcaagAATGGTGGTAAACAAACAGTTTTGGTTTCTATTGACTTCCATTGCAATTTCTGTCAATACCAAAACTGTATGGCGACCaagattctttaaaatatcttcttttatgttccgcAGAATCCCACAGTTTTCagagtgattaaatgatgacagaattttcatttttggatgaactgtccctttaaggtctCCATCATTTTTTGCAGCAATTTCTTCTACATCCTCTGAAGGGTTACTAACTTGTTTTCCATTCTGAGGGAGATGGTGGCAGTCAATGAAATAAACATCACTAAACCATTTTCCTGATGATTCTTCTTCTAAGGTATCAACAACAGCCCCAGAGATCATTGCGTTTGTTGAGGGGAAGTCTGCTGAAGACCCCCTGATCAGAGGCGTCCCAGAAGACAAGAACCCATTCAAGGAGAAGGGAGGCTGCATTATTACGTAGCAATGGTCCTGGACTACTTTTATATAAAACATCAGTATTTGTactagaacctttttttttttcgttagtTTTAAATACAATACAGTTCCAGAAGCATAAGAGGATCTCCTCATGTCATTCAATAGCTTTTTGTGATATGTTGTTACCtgtcactttttaaaataaactcattttgCAATTTAACCATATGTTTTCCTGGTTGAATGTTACGGTATCAAAGGAAAttctaatttgattttaaaaggatagttcactccaaaatttaaattctgtcaccCTCAGGTCAAAATGCTGTCATTGTCAAATGCCATTTTTATATAGACACTAATTACGATGgtagtcaatgggaaccaaaactctTTTGGTCACCAACAAttttcaaaatgtcttattttatatGCCACATTTTATATTTAGACCGAATCTGACAGTATTATAGACAATGTTTTTGTCTCTCATTGCATGGACAAATTTGAAGAACagaagtcattcaggtttggaacaacatgagggggagtaaataatgacaggactttaatatttgggtgatctgtccctttaaatgtgtaAGTGTACCACAAATCAGCATGGTTCTGAAGATGTCATGTCCTTTCCCATTGCATCTGATGCAGGTATTTTAAAAAAGATGCCTGCTGTGGCCATGAAAGCTAGGGTGTGCTCTGTGCTCTGTATGCGAAGCTCTGCAGGTAGATTGGTCTTCTGCTCATTGGCTGCTGTGATAATGGGATTTGGGTGACAGACCTCTCTGTCCCACTGAAGAGCAGCTGCTTCCTCTGTTTTGAGAACTTAAGCTCATTCTCTGGTTCTAATCTCAGGATTGAGCTTTTCATCCTGTAAGCTTCTTTTCCAACTTTGTAGCACTGCCCCACCGTCTCTCTCCAGCTCCTGTTTTAAAGCTCAGTAATTGGGATGAACCGCTGAGAAAAACCTAACAGCAaggaatttttgtttatttttgaatgcgGTTCTTCGTTTTCCAGAATTCCAGAAGTGATCGCTGTTCCAGCTCAGAAAAATATGTTCTAAGGGCATTTAACTAATGTTCCTATAAAGttataaaactgttatttctgTATGTTCTCTGAACACTCAAAACAGtcagttttttaaatgttcaaaactctttaaaaaaaaaaatcttggctATTCAGACTttaagggaacattccatttATATTATGAGAATGTTACTTTTGCATATCATCTAAACACTCGAAACATTCGAatttttagaatgtttaaaaatattcttgttcgTTAAAAGAACATCTTATTTGATAATTTAGCAAAAATGATGAGAATCTGTTCTCAGAACGTTCTGAAGCAACGTAGTAAACATTCCttgaataatgtataaataatgtttttatgctaacgttttgagaacattattaaaggaaCATGTGTTCaaaactttgagagaaccttctTTGAAAGTTTTGAGAATATTCCCTGTTAGATGGCCTACGACTTTAAATGATTTGTCACGTGATGCCTATTTCCttaccattaaaaaaatactCTTATATAAATActctaataattaaaaaaatatttaacatatataaaatgtGCAAGGAAGCAAAAAGCTTCTGtggatttattgttattatttattttataacaacaCACGTTTGTAACCAAGACTaatattaattgtgtgtgtgtgtgtgtgtgtgtgtgtgtgtgtgtgtgtgtgtgtgtgtgtgtgtgtgtaaatgtaaaaccCAAGCAGGCTGACCTGCACTTACTTTAATTGCACCTGGAAAACCTTATCAATAGATGTATGTCATAAAGTCATATAGATAAACCGCACATATACaaagcaaaatatgttttttcacAATTTAGTCTTATCTTAATTACCTTATCTGTTCATGATAACCAGAAGTATCCATTTCTGCACTGTTGTAACACTAAACTTAACAAGATGAAAACTCAAAGCAGCTCAGTCGTGAAGATAAAGCCACAGAAGATCATGC
This portion of the Carassius gibelio isolate Cgi1373 ecotype wild population from Czech Republic chromosome A12, carGib1.2-hapl.c, whole genome shotgun sequence genome encodes:
- the gngt2b gene encoding guanine nucleotide-binding protein G(I)/G(S)/G(O) subunit gamma-T2b, which produces MARDMSDKEILKMELEQLKLEVNTPRIAVSTTAPEIIAFVEGKSAEDPLIRGVPEDKNPFKEKGGCIIT